A portion of the Paenibacillus hamazuiensis genome contains these proteins:
- a CDS encoding RidA family protein yields MEIVNPKTLTDKVTSVISHVVVTTASKLAFISGQVSVDEAGALVGSGDYYTQAIQAFTNLKYALEAVRADPLYIAKMNIFVVNHNPELISIIFDAGFHVFGPNWPKTASTYIGVQALADPEWLIEIDAIVIFP; encoded by the coding sequence ATGGAAATCGTGAATCCAAAGACATTGACGGATAAGGTTACATCTGTAATTTCTCATGTCGTGGTAACTACCGCCTCTAAACTGGCCTTCATCTCAGGTCAGGTTTCTGTAGATGAAGCAGGAGCATTGGTCGGTTCAGGAGACTATTACACGCAAGCGATTCAAGCGTTCACCAATCTAAAGTATGCATTGGAAGCCGTGCGAGCGGATCCATTGTACATTGCAAAAATGAATATTTTTGTGGTAAACCACAATCCGGAATTGATTTCGATTATTTTTGACGCCGGATTTCATGTGTTTGGCCCTAACTGGCCGAAGACAGCAAGTACCTATATAGGCGTTCAAGCACTAGCCGATCCTGAATGGCTTATCGAAATAGACGCTATCGTGATCTTCCCATAA
- a CDS encoding MarR family transcriptional regulator, which translates to MDTANKNKTAIHEFFVQFLQQKEQYETRITATYLEDIRKHIEPEFRLNMTELHTIACIGEQEPINVTSIAERLNLSKGNTSKIANKLLKAGWVRKAQLNDNKKEVYFRLTPVGKKLFAAHDELHTKEKQRMYEFLERYNESELEFIKRLFGDMVDFYR; encoded by the coding sequence ATGGATACTGCCAATAAAAACAAAACCGCAATTCATGAATTTTTCGTTCAGTTTCTTCAGCAAAAAGAGCAATATGAAACCCGAATAACTGCAACATACCTCGAGGATATCCGGAAGCATATCGAACCGGAATTCAGATTGAACATGACGGAACTGCACACCATTGCGTGCATCGGAGAGCAGGAGCCGATCAATGTCACTTCCATCGCGGAAAGGTTAAATTTAAGCAAAGGGAATACCTCCAAGATCGCAAATAAATTACTAAAGGCAGGTTGGGTGCGAAAAGCCCAACTCAACGATAACAAAAAGGAAGTGTATTTTCGGCTTACGCCTGTCGGCAAAAAGCTATTTGCTGCTCATGATGAGCTCCATACGAAGGAAAAGCAAAGAATGTACGAATTTTTGGAAAGATACAACGAAAGCGAGCTTGAATTTATCAAACGGCTGTTTGGAGATATGGTTGACTTCTATCGCTAA